A single Microbacterium protaetiae DNA region contains:
- a CDS encoding alpha/beta hydrolase: MNTKTRLLTVVAGLAAASIALTGCLFTFIPDGGEGTSQPTSSASPDAEGVAPELLPYYTQTVDWSPCTGSDECAKVEAPLDWNDPGGRAISLSIIRHAATGSSQGSLLVNPGGPGASGVELIRDSLDYAVGDELSKHYDVIGFDPRGVGGSTAVKCFDAKQMDAFLFDIPSAPRGTAAWRTEVLDSAKSFAQACEKNSDGILPYITTEFAARDMDLLRAVLGDKKLNYLGYSYGTFLGATYANLYPEKVGKFVLDGALDPSTSSIDVSVTQAVGFESALRAYMASCLKTRGCPFAGSVDDAMADLGALLAKVDRSPLRNNDGRMLGADAMVTSIVAALYSQDSWQYLTQSLAGIAKGDPGIAFQLADFYFNRVDGKYQDNSQEAFTAYNCMDYPDDTTDAQIAAAQKTLKEKAPTIAPYWSVDIDGCESWPAEATGVREQIHAAGAGPILVIGTTNDPATPYAWAQSLAKQLDSGILITRVGEGHTGFNKGNSCVDDAVNDYFVDGTVPDGDIRCEG; encoded by the coding sequence GTGAACACCAAGACCCGTCTGCTGACCGTCGTCGCCGGCCTGGCCGCGGCATCCATCGCCCTCACCGGCTGCCTTTTCACGTTCATCCCCGACGGGGGAGAAGGAACGTCGCAGCCGACCTCGAGTGCGTCTCCCGACGCCGAGGGCGTGGCGCCCGAACTGCTGCCGTACTACACGCAGACCGTCGACTGGTCGCCGTGCACGGGCTCTGACGAGTGCGCGAAGGTCGAGGCGCCGCTGGATTGGAACGATCCGGGCGGGCGGGCGATCTCGCTGTCGATCATCCGGCATGCGGCGACCGGTTCGTCGCAGGGGTCGCTGTTGGTGAACCCGGGCGGTCCCGGAGCCAGCGGCGTGGAACTCATTCGCGACTCGCTCGACTACGCGGTGGGCGATGAGCTGTCGAAGCACTACGACGTGATCGGGTTCGATCCCCGGGGAGTCGGCGGTTCGACGGCCGTGAAGTGTTTCGACGCCAAGCAGATGGACGCCTTCCTGTTCGACATCCCGTCCGCACCGCGCGGCACGGCGGCGTGGCGCACAGAGGTGCTCGATTCGGCGAAGAGCTTCGCACAGGCCTGCGAGAAGAACAGCGACGGCATCCTGCCCTACATCACCACCGAATTCGCCGCGCGCGATATGGATCTTCTGCGTGCGGTGCTCGGCGACAAGAAACTGAACTACCTCGGCTACTCCTACGGCACCTTCCTCGGAGCGACATACGCGAACCTGTACCCCGAGAAGGTCGGCAAGTTCGTGCTCGACGGCGCCCTTGACCCGTCGACCTCGAGTATCGACGTCAGCGTGACGCAGGCGGTGGGATTCGAATCGGCGCTGCGCGCCTATATGGCGTCATGTCTGAAGACCCGGGGTTGTCCGTTCGCGGGATCCGTCGATGATGCGATGGCCGATCTGGGCGCGCTGCTGGCCAAGGTCGACAGGTCTCCGCTGCGCAACAACGACGGCCGGATGCTGGGGGCCGACGCCATGGTCACCTCGATCGTCGCAGCGCTGTATTCGCAGGACAGCTGGCAATACCTCACTCAGTCGTTGGCCGGTATCGCCAAGGGCGATCCGGGAATCGCCTTCCAACTCGCCGACTTCTACTTCAACCGTGTCGACGGGAAGTACCAGGACAACTCGCAGGAGGCCTTCACCGCCTACAACTGCATGGACTACCCCGATGACACCACCGACGCGCAGATCGCGGCAGCGCAGAAGACGTTGAAGGAGAAGGCCCCCACGATCGCCCCGTATTGGAGCGTCGACATCGACGGGTGCGAGAGCTGGCCGGCTGAGGCCACCGGGGTGCGTGAGCAGATCCACGCTGCCGGCGCCGGACCTATCCTCGTGATCGGCACGACCAACGACCCCGCGACGCCGTACGCGTGGGCCCAGTCGCTGGCCAAGCAGCTGGACTCGGGCATCCTCATCACACGCGTCGGCGAGGGCCACACCGGCTTCAACAAGGGCAACAGCTGCGTTGACGACGCGGTGAACGACTACTTCGTCGACGGCACGGTTCCCGACGGCGACATCCGCTGCGAGGGCTGA
- a CDS encoding fatty acid desaturase family protein codes for MHLISSTVLESRLGPVRQTYAGTADFPPIARAFTDISHVVRESGLLRRTPWFYALVGAAIAVGFGGCITGFILLGESWFQLLIAGALGILFTQVAFLSHEAAHRQIFASGRMNDRVARILGNAIVGMSYSWWDSKHSRHHANPNKVDKDPDIQVDTISFLDEDAAQARGIRRMITRRQGWLFFPLLTFEGLNLHRLSLQHLFARGPVKGRWTELGMLAIRFTVYLVPVFLLLPLGMAFAFLGVQLAVFGVYMGASFAPNHKGMPVIAPDAKLDFFSKQVRTSRNVGGGWWATWLMGGLNYQVEHHLFPNMPRPHLARAREIVIEQCRTLNVPYVETSLWRSYAIVIAYLNRVGLAARDPFECPMVSSYRRA; via the coding sequence GTGCATCTCATCTCCTCCACCGTTTTGGAGTCCCGCCTGGGGCCCGTTCGTCAGACGTACGCCGGCACCGCGGATTTCCCGCCGATCGCGCGAGCATTCACCGACATCTCCCACGTCGTGCGCGAGAGCGGCCTCTTGCGCCGCACCCCCTGGTTCTACGCCCTCGTGGGCGCAGCCATCGCCGTCGGCTTCGGCGGCTGCATCACCGGGTTCATCCTCTTGGGTGAGAGCTGGTTCCAACTGCTGATCGCGGGTGCCCTCGGCATCCTCTTCACCCAGGTCGCCTTCCTCTCGCACGAAGCCGCCCACCGCCAGATCTTCGCCTCCGGGCGCATGAACGACCGGGTGGCGCGCATTCTCGGCAACGCCATCGTCGGCATGAGCTACTCGTGGTGGGACAGCAAGCACAGCAGGCACCACGCCAACCCCAACAAGGTCGACAAGGATCCCGACATCCAGGTCGACACGATCTCGTTCCTTGACGAAGACGCCGCCCAGGCGCGCGGCATCCGCCGGATGATCACTCGGCGTCAGGGCTGGCTGTTCTTTCCGCTGCTGACTTTCGAGGGCCTCAACCTGCACCGACTGTCGCTGCAGCACCTGTTCGCCCGGGGGCCCGTGAAGGGCCGATGGACCGAGCTGGGCATGCTGGCGATCCGTTTCACGGTGTATCTGGTGCCGGTGTTCCTGTTGCTTCCGCTGGGCATGGCCTTCGCGTTCCTCGGCGTGCAGCTGGCCGTGTTCGGCGTGTACATGGGCGCGTCGTTCGCTCCCAACCACAAGGGCATGCCGGTGATCGCCCCCGATGCGAAGCTCGACTTCTTCAGCAAGCAGGTGCGCACCTCACGCAACGTGGGCGGTGGCTGGTGGGCGACCTGGCTGATGGGCGGCCTCAATTACCAGGTCGAGCACCACCTGTTCCCGAACATGCCGCGGCCGCATCTGGCACGCGCACGCGAGATCGTCATCGAGCAGTGCCGCACCTTGAACGTGCCGTATGTCGAGACGTCGCTGTGGCGCTCCTACGCCATCGTCATCGCGTATCTGAACCGCGTGGGATTGGCCGCACGCGACCCGTTCGAGTGCCCGATGGTCTCGTCGTACCGGCGCGCCTGA
- the topA gene encoding type I DNA topoisomerase — protein sequence MAHGKKLVIVESPTKMKSIQGYLGDGYEVLSSVGHIRDLADRKAIPAELKKTSVGRYSIDIENDFSPYYVESERGKKTVAELKRALKTSDELLLATDEDREGEAIAWHLLEALKPKVPVKRMVFHEITKDAIRAAVDQTRELDLNLVDAQETRRILDRLYGWDVSPVLWLKVQQGLSAGRVQSAATRLVVDRERERIAFVSASYWDVAAVAAKDTDAFGVQLVRLDGAPIARGSDFDDAGKLKKAVVVLDEAKARALAARVAAVGEASVTKLESKPGTRRPYAPFTTSTMQQEAGRKLSMSAKHAMSVAQRLYEKGYITYMRTDSTALSTQAVQAAREQAVELYGAKAVPLNPRVYKSKSKNAQEAHEAIRPSGEHFRTPASVAGSLDRDEQRLYDLIWKRTVASQMSDATYETTTVTLAIALADQNVEFTASGTVYTFKGFLEAYEEGRDEKRSDADKHDDQSLPQLAVGDVLAVRDVEPKGHATSPKPRYTEASLVKALEEKGIGRPSTFASIIDTILARGYVTKRGQALVPSWVAFSVVRLLEQHFTELVDYDFTAALEDDLDAIARGEQKRVDWLKEFYFGSADHAGLRTIVDNLGEIDARELNSTRVTDNAVLRIGRYGPYLEVTDPEHPDADPRRVNIPEELAPDELTAAKAQELIDAPVAGDRVLGENPANGKLIVVKDGRYGPYVQEVEPNADEEVDAATGEVAAPAAPAKAAAPAKKGTKKAAAAPKPRTASLFKSMSVDTIDLDAALQLLSLPRVVGTDPESGEEITAQNGRYGPYLKKGTDSRTLDSEQQLFDITLDEALERYKQPKYGARRASSALKEFEADPVSGKPIRLRDGRFGPYVTDGETNATVPRGEDAMEVDFARAVQLLADKRAKGPAKKKPAAKKTTTRKSPAKKK from the coding sequence TTGGCACACGGCAAGAAGCTCGTCATCGTCGAGTCCCCGACGAAGATGAAGTCGATTCAGGGATACCTGGGCGACGGCTATGAGGTGCTCAGCTCCGTCGGTCACATTCGCGATCTGGCCGATCGCAAGGCGATTCCTGCGGAGCTGAAGAAGACCTCGGTGGGACGCTACTCGATCGACATCGAGAACGACTTCTCGCCGTACTACGTCGAATCCGAACGCGGCAAGAAGACCGTCGCCGAGCTGAAGCGGGCGCTGAAGACCAGCGACGAACTGCTGCTGGCCACCGATGAAGACCGCGAAGGCGAAGCCATCGCGTGGCATCTGCTCGAGGCTCTCAAGCCCAAGGTGCCGGTCAAGCGGATGGTCTTCCACGAGATCACGAAAGACGCCATCCGCGCGGCCGTCGACCAGACCCGCGAACTCGATCTGAACCTCGTCGACGCGCAGGAGACCCGGCGCATTCTCGACCGGCTTTATGGGTGGGATGTCTCGCCCGTGCTGTGGCTGAAGGTGCAGCAGGGGCTCTCGGCAGGGCGCGTGCAGTCGGCCGCGACTCGGCTCGTCGTCGACCGCGAGCGTGAGCGCATCGCGTTCGTGTCGGCCTCGTACTGGGATGTCGCCGCCGTCGCCGCGAAAGACACCGACGCCTTCGGCGTGCAGCTGGTGCGGCTCGACGGCGCACCGATCGCCCGCGGCTCTGACTTCGACGACGCCGGAAAGCTGAAGAAGGCTGTGGTGGTGCTCGATGAGGCCAAGGCGCGCGCGCTTGCCGCCCGCGTCGCCGCCGTGGGCGAGGCATCCGTCACCAAACTCGAGTCCAAGCCCGGTACCCGCCGCCCCTATGCGCCGTTCACCACCTCGACGATGCAGCAGGAGGCCGGCCGCAAGCTCTCGATGAGCGCGAAGCACGCCATGAGCGTCGCCCAGCGGCTGTACGAGAAGGGGTACATCACGTATATGCGCACCGACTCCACGGCGCTGTCGACGCAGGCCGTGCAGGCTGCGCGCGAGCAGGCGGTGGAGCTCTATGGCGCCAAGGCGGTGCCGCTGAACCCGCGGGTGTACAAGAGCAAGAGCAAGAACGCGCAGGAGGCCCACGAGGCTATCCGTCCGTCGGGTGAGCACTTCCGCACCCCGGCGTCGGTCGCGGGATCCCTCGACCGCGACGAGCAGCGCCTGTACGACCTGATCTGGAAGCGCACGGTCGCCAGCCAGATGTCCGACGCGACGTACGAGACCACCACGGTCACCCTCGCGATCGCCCTCGCCGACCAGAACGTCGAGTTCACGGCATCCGGCACCGTCTACACCTTCAAGGGATTCCTCGAGGCGTACGAAGAAGGCCGCGACGAGAAGCGTTCCGATGCCGACAAGCACGACGACCAGTCGCTGCCGCAGCTGGCCGTCGGCGATGTGCTGGCCGTGCGCGACGTCGAGCCGAAGGGTCACGCCACCAGCCCGAAGCCGCGCTACACCGAGGCATCCCTCGTCAAGGCACTCGAGGAGAAGGGCATCGGCCGCCCATCGACGTTCGCGAGCATCATCGACACGATCCTCGCGCGCGGCTACGTCACAAAGCGCGGCCAGGCCCTCGTGCCCAGCTGGGTCGCGTTCAGCGTCGTGCGCCTGCTCGAGCAGCACTTCACCGAACTCGTCGACTACGACTTCACGGCTGCGCTCGAAGACGATCTGGACGCCATCGCGCGCGGCGAGCAGAAGCGGGTCGACTGGCTCAAGGAGTTCTACTTCGGCTCGGCCGACCACGCCGGCCTGCGCACGATCGTCGACAACCTCGGCGAGATCGACGCCCGCGAATTGAACTCGACGCGCGTCACCGACAACGCCGTGCTGCGCATCGGGCGGTACGGCCCGTATCTCGAGGTCACCGACCCCGAGCATCCCGATGCCGACCCGCGGCGGGTCAACATTCCCGAAGAGCTCGCCCCCGACGAGTTGACGGCCGCCAAGGCCCAGGAACTCATCGACGCGCCGGTGGCCGGCGACCGGGTGCTCGGCGAGAACCCTGCCAACGGCAAGCTCATCGTCGTCAAAGACGGTCGTTACGGCCCGTACGTGCAAGAAGTCGAGCCGAACGCCGATGAAGAAGTGGATGCCGCGACCGGCGAGGTCGCCGCGCCCGCCGCGCCCGCCAAGGCCGCCGCGCCTGCCAAGAAGGGCACGAAGAAGGCCGCCGCTGCGCCCAAGCCGCGCACCGCGTCGCTGTTCAAGAGCATGTCGGTCGACACGATCGATCTCGACGCGGCGCTGCAGCTGCTCTCGTTGCCGCGCGTGGTGGGAACCGATCCCGAGTCGGGTGAAGAGATCACCGCGCAGAACGGCCGTTACGGCCCCTATCTGAAGAAGGGCACCGATTCGCGCACGCTCGATTCCGAGCAGCAGCTGTTCGACATCACCCTCGACGAAGCGCTGGAGCGTTACAAGCAGCCCAAGTATGGAGCGCGCCGTGCGTCGAGCGCGCTCAAGGAGTTCGAGGCCGACCCGGTCAGCGGCAAGCCGATCAGGCTGCGCGACGGACGGTTCGGACCCTATGTGACCGACGGCGAGACCAACGCGACAGTTCCGCGCGGTGAAGATGCGATGGAGGTCGACTTCGCCCGTGCCGTGCAGCTGCTTGCCGACAAGCGAGCCAAGGGGCCGGCGAAGAAAAAGCCCGCGGCGAAGAAGACGACGACGCGCAAGAGCCCGGCGAAGAAGAAGTGA
- a CDS encoding Rv3654c family TadE-like protein: MAGAVLAVGAIGAAAALTVALAAVGSAAVQSQRAADAADAAALAAADAASGAVTGIPCDRAAEVARAGGAAVTACAVDGLIATVTVSVPFGALSATAVARAGPAP; this comes from the coding sequence ATGGCCGGCGCTGTGCTCGCTGTCGGCGCGATCGGCGCCGCTGCCGCGCTCACCGTGGCACTGGCCGCGGTCGGGTCGGCGGCGGTGCAGTCGCAGCGCGCGGCCGATGCCGCTGATGCCGCCGCGCTGGCGGCGGCCGATGCAGCCTCGGGGGCGGTCACCGGCATCCCGTGCGATCGGGCCGCAGAGGTCGCGCGCGCCGGCGGGGCGGCTGTCACGGCGTGTGCGGTCGATGGACTTATCGCCACTGTCACGGTGTCGGTGCCGTTCGGTGCGCTGTCTGCGACGGCGGTGGCACGTGCCGGTCCGGCTCCCTGA
- the tmk gene encoding dTMP kinase, with the protein MTGLFVTFEGGDGVGKSTQAALLEQWLRSRGEEVVRTREPGGTEVGQRIREIVLHHRGHIDPRAEALLYAADRAHHVASVVRPALARGAMVIQDRYLDSSVAYQGAGRVLDADQIRDLSLWAADGLLPDVTVLLDLDEVSARRRRDADDKPFDRLEAETDDFHARVRAAFLALAEAEPERFLVVDAAQPVEQIAALVQARVAERLG; encoded by the coding sequence GTGACCGGCCTCTTCGTCACGTTTGAGGGCGGCGACGGCGTCGGCAAGAGCACGCAGGCAGCGCTGCTGGAGCAGTGGCTGCGTTCGCGTGGTGAAGAGGTCGTGCGTACCCGCGAGCCGGGCGGTACCGAGGTGGGCCAGCGCATCCGCGAGATCGTGCTGCACCATCGCGGGCACATCGACCCGCGCGCCGAAGCGCTGCTGTATGCGGCCGATCGTGCGCACCACGTGGCCTCGGTCGTGCGGCCGGCGCTCGCGCGGGGTGCGATGGTGATTCAGGACCGCTACCTCGATTCGTCGGTGGCCTATCAGGGTGCCGGACGGGTGCTCGATGCCGACCAGATCCGCGATCTGTCGTTGTGGGCCGCCGACGGCCTGCTGCCCGATGTCACAGTGCTGCTCGATCTCGATGAGGTATCCGCCCGTCGTCGGCGCGATGCCGACGACAAGCCGTTCGATCGGCTCGAAGCCGAGACGGACGACTTCCACGCGCGCGTGCGCGCGGCCTTCCTCGCGCTGGCCGAGGCTGAGCCCGAGCGCTTTCTCGTCGTGGATGCCGCCCAGCCCGTCGAGCAGATCGCGGCGCTCGTGCAAGCCCGGGTGGCCGAGCGGTTGGGCTGA
- a CDS encoding TadE family type IV pilus minor pilin produces the protein MTIRQGDRGSVTAEFAVVLPAVVLVLALGAGVLGACGRQVRMQDAAADAARLVARGEPEAHALALVTAAVARAQAGVTRRGDLVCVEVSADAGVPLPVPMLQASSCALAGGL, from the coding sequence ATGACCATCCGGCAGGGCGACCGCGGATCGGTCACCGCCGAGTTCGCGGTCGTCCTTCCGGCCGTCGTGCTCGTGCTCGCCCTGGGCGCGGGGGTGCTTGGTGCGTGCGGCCGGCAGGTGCGCATGCAGGATGCCGCGGCCGATGCCGCCCGGCTGGTCGCTCGGGGCGAGCCCGAAGCGCATGCCCTGGCACTTGTCACGGCAGCCGTCGCCCGGGCCCAGGCCGGAGTCACACGGCGCGGCGACCTCGTCTGCGTCGAGGTGTCTGCCGACGCCGGTGTGCCCCTGCCCGTGCCGATGCTGCAGGCGAGTTCTTGCGCCCTGGCGGGTGGGCTGTGA
- a CDS encoding DNA polymerase III subunit delta': MDAATPTVPRIPDGATPAATPAATTTPTTTPDGAASERTVPWGEVWGQDAAVSALRAAAADPAELTHAWLITGPPGSGRSTLARAFAAALIAEPGDEIVMRQVLAGTHPDYTALRTEGVIISIKDARALVERSYFAPSLGRYRVIVMEDADRMSERTSNVLLKALEEPPERTIWVLCAPSDADLLPTIRSRVRVLRLRDPEIADVAALIAERTGVDAQTAEQSARHAQRHIGMAQRLATDAAARARRDEMMRAVLGVRGVSTAVEAAAQIVAGATDDAKALTAERDEAERAQLLATMGVAEGAAVPPAVRSQVKALEDDQKRRATRSLRDGIDRVLTDLQSLYRDVLMVQFGRTVDLINLEFETELRAVAEAWRPARTLTVLDAIAATRKNLEQNVAPALALESMLITVASGRTP; this comes from the coding sequence ATGGATGCCGCCACTCCCACTGTGCCCCGGATCCCTGACGGCGCCACCCCGGCCGCCACCCCTGCCGCCACCACCACCCCCACCACTACCCCCGACGGCGCAGCCTCCGAGCGCACGGTGCCCTGGGGTGAGGTGTGGGGGCAGGATGCCGCGGTGAGCGCCCTGCGGGCCGCCGCCGCAGACCCGGCCGAGCTGACCCACGCGTGGCTCATCACCGGGCCTCCCGGCTCGGGGCGGTCGACGCTCGCTCGAGCGTTCGCCGCCGCTCTCATCGCCGAGCCCGGCGACGAGATCGTCATGCGCCAGGTGCTGGCCGGCACCCACCCCGACTACACGGCGCTGCGCACCGAGGGCGTCATCATCTCGATCAAAGACGCCCGCGCGCTCGTCGAGCGCTCGTACTTCGCGCCGTCGCTCGGCCGCTATCGCGTGATCGTGATGGAAGACGCCGACCGCATGAGCGAGCGCACCTCGAACGTGCTGCTGAAGGCGCTCGAAGAGCCGCCCGAGCGCACCATCTGGGTGCTGTGTGCTCCCAGCGACGCTGATCTGCTGCCCACGATCCGTTCCCGCGTGCGCGTGTTGCGGTTACGCGACCCCGAGATCGCCGATGTCGCCGCGCTGATCGCCGAACGCACCGGGGTTGACGCGCAGACCGCCGAGCAGTCGGCGCGCCACGCGCAGCGGCATATCGGCATGGCGCAGCGGCTGGCGACGGATGCCGCGGCCCGCGCACGGCGCGACGAGATGATGCGCGCCGTTCTCGGCGTGCGCGGAGTGTCGACGGCGGTCGAGGCGGCTGCGCAGATCGTCGCCGGCGCCACCGACGACGCCAAGGCGCTGACGGCCGAGCGCGATGAGGCTGAGCGGGCTCAGCTGCTGGCGACGATGGGGGTCGCTGAAGGGGCGGCGGTACCCCCGGCTGTGCGCTCGCAGGTGAAGGCGCTCGAAGACGACCAGAAGCGCCGCGCGACGCGCAGTCTGCGCGATGGCATCGACCGGGTGCTCACCGATCTGCAGTCGCTGTATCGAGACGTGCTCATGGTGCAGTTCGGCCGCACCGTCGATCTCATCAACCTCGAGTTCGAGACCGAGCTGCGCGCGGTCGCCGAGGCGTGGCGACCGGCCCGCACGCTGACCGTGCTCGACGCGATTGCGGCCACGCGCAAGAACCTCGAACAGAATGTGGCTCCGGCCCTCGCACTGGAGAGCATGCTGATCACCGTCGCCAGCGGAAGGACCCCGTGA
- a CDS encoding TadA family conjugal transfer-associated ATPase, protein MPEPFVVRPREGFVRGAQPVAPVAAEAAPRHPVLEPLAEYLDDPDVTDLFVNGADGLFVDRGRGAERAGRWRATERDVRELAVALIGLGGRHIDDAHPAVDVRLEHGMRVHAVLPPVSRGGTVISVRVPRRTRLDLPGLQAAGVVDAGGRVRLEQLIAARENLLITGAAGTGKTTLLSALLSRVPSTERIVTIEDVAELAPDHPHHVALEARQANLEGAGGIGLARLVREALRMRPDRLVVGECRGEEVRELLSALNTGHDGGAGTLHANGLDDVPARLEALGALAGMSDTALARQVASAIGCVIHLHRGRDGVRRVAGAGRPVVREGRLAMEGLPWA, encoded by the coding sequence ATGCCCGAGCCGTTCGTCGTCCGCCCCCGCGAGGGGTTCGTGCGCGGCGCGCAGCCGGTGGCTCCTGTTGCGGCAGAGGCCGCGCCGCGGCATCCCGTACTGGAACCGTTGGCCGAATACCTTGACGATCCCGACGTCACCGACCTGTTCGTGAACGGGGCCGATGGGCTGTTCGTCGATCGCGGGCGCGGGGCCGAGCGCGCCGGGCGCTGGCGGGCGACCGAGCGCGATGTGCGCGAGCTCGCCGTCGCGCTCATCGGGCTCGGAGGCCGCCACATCGACGACGCCCATCCTGCCGTGGATGTGCGACTGGAGCACGGCATGCGCGTGCACGCGGTGCTTCCGCCCGTGTCACGGGGCGGCACAGTGATCTCGGTACGTGTGCCGCGACGCACGCGGCTCGACCTGCCGGGCCTGCAAGCAGCGGGCGTGGTCGATGCGGGCGGGCGAGTGCGCCTTGAGCAGCTCATCGCGGCTCGCGAGAATCTGCTGATCACCGGTGCGGCGGGCACCGGCAAGACCACGCTGCTGTCGGCCCTGCTGTCACGGGTGCCGTCCACGGAGCGCATCGTGACGATCGAAGACGTCGCCGAGCTGGCGCCCGACCACCCGCACCACGTGGCGCTGGAGGCGCGGCAGGCCAACCTCGAGGGCGCGGGCGGCATCGGGCTGGCCCGGCTGGTGCGTGAGGCGCTGCGCATGCGTCCCGATCGACTGGTGGTCGGCGAGTGCCGTGGCGAAGAAGTCCGCGAGCTGCTCAGCGCCCTGAACACCGGCCACGATGGCGGCGCCGGCACACTGCATGCGAACGGCCTCGACGATGTGCCCGCGCGGCTTGAGGCGCTCGGTGCCCTCGCCGGAATGAGCGATACGGCGCTCGCCCGGCAAGTGGCCAGCGCGATCGGGTGCGTCATCCATCTGCACCGCGGGCGCGACGGGGTGCGTCGCGTTGCCGGGGCCGGCAGACCGGTCGTGCGCGAGGGCCGCCTGGCCATGGAGGGGCTGCCATGGGCCTGA
- a CDS encoding type II secretion system F family protein, which produces MGLRKRGTAADHTPDAGTVLRLAVLLQAGVVPAAAWRYLAEAGDAAADLVAARIDDGADVPTAIAATPGWRDVGAAWRIAETVGAPLADSLRGIAAALQDAARTRDEVQVALAEPAGTARLMSWLPLVAVALGALLGFDTLRTLVTNPIGIVCALAGIGLILAARRWNARLVRRADPDDAVAGLGADLMAIALSGGVSLQRAEQIVAAAGAGTPDAETRGILALSHSAGVPAAELLRAAAALARHRARTEGRLRAARLSSKLLVPLGVCTLPAFLLLGVAPMLLSVLSTTPLSL; this is translated from the coding sequence ATGGGCCTGAGAAAGCGGGGCACCGCCGCTGATCATACCCCCGATGCCGGCACCGTGCTGCGGCTGGCGGTGCTGCTGCAGGCCGGTGTCGTGCCGGCTGCGGCATGGCGGTACCTGGCAGAGGCGGGGGATGCCGCGGCCGACCTGGTCGCCGCGCGTATCGACGACGGCGCCGACGTGCCGACGGCCATCGCGGCCACGCCGGGGTGGCGCGATGTCGGCGCGGCCTGGCGCATCGCCGAGACCGTGGGGGCGCCGCTGGCCGACAGCCTGCGGGGAATCGCCGCGGCGCTGCAGGACGCAGCCCGCACCCGCGACGAGGTGCAGGTGGCGCTGGCCGAACCAGCCGGCACGGCCCGGCTCATGTCGTGGCTGCCGCTGGTGGCCGTGGCGCTGGGCGCGCTTCTGGGATTCGACACGCTGCGCACCCTCGTGACGAACCCGATCGGCATCGTGTGTGCCCTCGCCGGCATCGGCCTGATCCTGGCCGCCCGGCGCTGGAACGCCCGACTCGTGCGCCGAGCCGATCCCGATGACGCCGTGGCGGGTCTGGGCGCAGATCTCATGGCCATCGCGCTGTCGGGCGGCGTGTCTCTGCAGCGGGCGGAGCAGATCGTCGCTGCTGCCGGCGCCGGAACGCCCGATGCCGAGACCCGCGGCATCCTCGCCCTTTCGCACAGCGCCGGAGTGCCGGCCGCCGAACTGCTGCGCGCGGCGGCCGCACTCGCCCGCCACCGGGCTCGCACCGAGGGGCGGCTGCGCGCGGCGCGACTGTCATCGAAGCTGCTGGTGCCCCTGGGCGTGTGCACGCTGCCGGCTTTTCTGCTGCTGGGTGTGGCACCGATGCTGCTCAGTGTGCTGTCGACCACCCCACTTTCGCTGTGA
- a CDS encoding DUF4244 domain-containing protein produces MNLPTLTRRRAARLFLSGSDDIGAATAEYAIATMAAVAFAGLLVVIMRSDEVRGILTDLIRRALTVS; encoded by the coding sequence ATGAATCTGCCCACTCTCACCCGCCGTCGCGCCGCACGGCTCTTCTTGAGCGGCTCCGACGACATCGGAGCCGCGACCGCCGAATACGCCATCGCCACGATGGCGGCGGTCGCCTTCGCCGGCCTGCTCGTGGTCATCATGCGGTCCGATGAAGTGCGCGGCATCCTCACCGACCTGATCCGGCGCGCGCTGACGGTGTCATGA